A single Vigna radiata var. radiata cultivar VC1973A chromosome 8, Vradiata_ver6, whole genome shotgun sequence DNA region contains:
- the LOC106770701 gene encoding palmitoyl-acyl carrier protein thioesterase, chloroplastic, which yields MRTMVATFSYPASTYFVRSCSMRENYDQLKQPVNTGIRTNGSFRSPIKVETLGQIPATTSTTLGQAVTIDENCLRQNIPTKKKMVDPHRQGLITEGGVGYRQTIVIRSYEVGADKTATLESILNLLQETALNHVWMSGLLGDGFGATHGMVRNDLIWVVSRMQVLIDYYPIWGEVVEIDTWVGASGKNGMRRDWLIRSQATGHIFARATSTWVMMNRKTRRLSKMPEEVRAEVAPWFIEKQAIKEDAQEKIVKLDKEAKYMNSDLKPKRSDLDMNQHVNNVKYVRWMLETIPDQILEGHQLSSITLEYRRECGSSDIVQSLCEPEDDEILHGVVEPDYCTNLLNGLSSDIVNGSGVLTYLEQRPLRYTHLLQIRGDKQNDEIVRGRTTWKRKIVTMPFST from the exons ATGAGAACAATGGTTGCCACTTTCTCATATCCAGCTTCTACCTACTTTGTTAGGTCTTGTTCCATGAGAGAAAACTATGACCAACTTAAGCAGCCAGTGAACACCGGCATCAGAACTAATGGGAGTTTTAGGTCGCCAATTAAAGTTGAGACACTAGGCCAAATACCTGCAACTACTTCCACCACTCTCGGTCAAGCTGTTACAATTGATGAAAATTGTCTGCGCCAAAACATCCcaacaaagaagaaaatggttgATCCTCATCGTCAAGGGCTCATCACTGAAGGTGGAGTTGGTTATAGACAGACCATTGTCATTAGGTCCTATGAAGTTGGAGCTGATAAAACCGCCACGCTTGAGAGCATCCTCAATCTTCTTCAG GAAACAGCATTAAACCATGTTTGGATGTCTGGGCTGCTGGGTGATGGGTTTGGGGCGACACACGGAATGGTGAGGAACGATCTCATTTGGGTTGTCTCAAGAATGCAAGTTCTGATTGATTACTATCCCATCTG GGGAGAGGTAGTTGAAATTGACACATGGGTTGGAGCATCAGGCAAGAATGGAATGCGGCGGGACTGGCTGATAAGAAGCCAAGCCACAGGCCACATTTTTGCACGTGCGACAAG CACGTGGGTGATGATGAATCGCAAAACAAGACGTCTCTCCAAGATGCCAGAAGAGGTGAGAGCAGAGGTTGCACCTTGGTTTATAGAGAAGCAAGCAATAAAGGAAGATGCTCAagaaaaaatagtcaaattggATAAAGAGGCTAAATACATGAATTCTGATTTGAAG CCCAAGAGAAGTGATTTGGACATGAACCAACATGTTAATAATGTGAAGTATGTAAGATGGATGCTAGAG ACCATCCCAGACCAAATTCTGGAGGGGCACCAATTATCTAGTATCACACTGGAGTACAGAAGGGAGTGTGGAAGCTCAGATATTGTTCAATCATTATGTGAACCAGAAGATGATGAAATACTTCATGGTGTGGTAGAGCCAGATTACTGCACAAATCTTCTCAATGGGTTATCATCAGATATTGTAAATGGTAGTGGAGTGCTGACTTACCTTGAGCAGAGGCCATTAAGGTATACACACCTTCTACAAATCAGAGGAGACAAACAAAACGACGAAATTGTCAGAGGAAGGACAACATGGAAGAGGAAGATTGTTACAATGCCATTTTCCACTTAG
- the LOC106772597 gene encoding CDP-diacylglycerol--serine O-phosphatidyltransferase 1, with protein MDSNGHARVKRNDIIKENGNSHLSNVDEHDPWTAWAYKPRTITLLLIGACFLIWASGALDPERDASGDLVTSVKRGVWAMIAVFLAYCLLQAPSTVLIRPHPAIWRLVHGMAVVYLVALTFLLFQKRDDARQFMKFLHPDLGVELPERSYGADCRIYLPENPASRFKNVYETLFDEFVLAHVIGWWGKAILIRNQPLLWVLSIGFELVEFTFRHMLPNFNECWWDSIILDILICNWFGIWAGMYTVRYFDGKTYKWVGLSQQPNIIGKVKRTLGQFTPAQWDKDEWHPLLGPWRFIQVLSLCIVFLTVELNTFFLKFCLWIPPRNSVVIYRLILWWLLAIPTIREYNSYLQDRKPVKKVGAYCWLSLAICIVELLICIKFGHGLYPKPMPIWLVIFWSSVGVAIVTFLLLWSWQIHRSLGNKKRR; from the exons ATGGATTCCAATGGTCATGCAAGAGTAAAGAGAAatgatattattaaagaaaatggtAATTCTCATTTGTCAAATGTAGATGAACATGATCCATGGACAGCATGGGCGTACAAGCCTCGAACCATCACATTGTTACTTATTGGTGCTTGCTTTCTCAT TTGGGCAAGTGGAGCACTTGATCCTGAAAGAGATGCATCTGGTGATCTTGTCACTTCTGTTAAAAG GGGTGTATGGGCAATGATTGCTGTTTTTCTTGCTTATTGCCTGCTGCAAGCTCCTTCTAC GGTTCTTATTCGGCCACATCCTGCAATTTGGCGCTTGGTTCATGGGATGGCCGTTGTTTATCTTGTTGCCCtcacatttttactttttcag AAGCGTGATGATGCTCGACAGTTTATGAAGTTTCTTCATCCTGATCTTGGTGTTG AACTTCCAGAAAGGTCTTATGGTGCCGACTGCCGTATATATCTGCCTGAAAACCCTGCAAGCAGGTTTAAGAATGTTTAT GAGACACTTTTTGATGAGTTTGTTCTAGCTCATGTTATTGGGTGGTGGGGGAAGGCAATATTGATTCGTAATCAGCCCCTTCTTTGGGTGTTATCAATTGGTTTTGAGTTGGTGGAG TTTACTTTTCGTCATATGTTGCCAAATTTCAACGAGTGCTGGTGGGACAGTATTATTCTTGACATCTTGATCTGCAATTGGTTCG GAATTTGGGCAGGAATGTATACTGTTAGATACTTTGATGGGAAAACCTACAAATGGGTCGGTCTAAGCCAGCAGCCTAATATTATAGGAAAA GTGAAACGAACATTGGGTCAATTCACACCAGCTCAGTGGGACAAAGACGAGTGGCATCCACTGCTTGGTCCTTGGCGTTTCATTCAAGTGCTTAGTCTTTGCATTGTATTTTTGACAGTGGAGCTCAACACattctttttgaaattttgtctCTGGATACCTCCTCGAAATTCAGTTGTTATATATAGGTTGATTTTGTGGTGGTTACTTGCAATTCCAACAATTCGTGAGTACAATTCATACCTTCAAGACAG AAAGCCAGTGAAGAAGGTTGGAGCATATTGTTGGCTCTCTCTTGCCATTTGCATTGTAGAACTTCTGATTTGCATTAAATTTGGACACG GCTTGTATCCTAAACCAATGCCTATATGGCTGGTAATATTCTGGTCGAGTGTTGGAGTGGCCATTGTTACATTTTTGCTTTTGTGGTCTTGGCAAATCCATCGCAGTCTAGGGAACAAGAAGAGGCGATAA